A window of Diospyros lotus cultivar Yz01 chromosome 14, ASM1463336v1, whole genome shotgun sequence contains these coding sequences:
- the LOC127789619 gene encoding multiple organellar RNA editing factor 7, mitochondrial produces the protein MIRGFLNLKAVMLRSNVSARLLRLTTQSFQYIQTHDTSPPSARRRCHPSIASIRHFSARSAEPNRWSELVRVPKLVDGCDYEHWLVVVEPPKGYPLRDQIVCQYIATLAMALGSQEEAKKSIYSVSTKYYYAFGCKIPENLTHKIKSLPNVRWVLPDSYLSNGENNYGGEPFVEGDVVEYKEKYHANWSHDKNDDENEERSLSRKSRREKKKLKSLQYQRLNLLN, from the exons ATGATCAGGggatttttgaatttgaaagcGGTGATGCTACGCAGCAACGTCTCAGCACGGCTCTTGAGATTGACGACTCAATCGTTTCAGTACATCCAAACCCACGACACATCTCCGCCTTCCGCTCGTCGCCGTTGCCATCCATCCATTGCCAGCATTCGACACTTCTCTGCCCGTTCGGCGGAGCCAAATCGGTGGTCCGAGTTGGTCCGGGTGCCGAAGCTGGTGGATGGGTGCGACTACGAGCATTGGCTGGTGGTTGTGGAGCCTCCAAAGGGATACCCCCTACGAGACCAAATCGTGTGCCAGTATATCGCAACCCTAGCCATGGCCTTGGGAAG CCAAGAGGAAGCAAAGAAATCCATTTACTCAGTATCTACGAAGTATTACTATGCATTTGGTTGCAAAATCCCAGAAAATttgacacacaaaataaaat CCTTACCCAATGTAAGATGGGTTCTTCCAGATTCTTATTTGTCTAATGGTGAAAATAACTATGGAG GAGAACCATTTGTTGAAGGTGATGTAGTTGAATATAAGGAGAAGTACCACGCCAATTGGTCACATGACAAAAATGATGATGAAAATGAGGAGCGAAGTCTCTCAAGGAAATctagaagggaaaagaaaaaattgaagtctcTGCAATATCAAAGACTAAATCTTTTGAACTAG
- the LOC127791065 gene encoding linoleate 13S-lipoxygenase 3-1, chloroplastic yields MALAKELLGCSVMERRSAFPSPTVRFQRHFRQRQDYSFRVNPVVAEKTRLGVRKVVASPPVPAVSEDLVTAAPEKPAAKIKVRAVVTVRNKRKEDLKDSLANYLDALADNIGRNVVLQLVSTDIDPNSQAPKKSNGAALKDWSKKMNPKAERVNYLAEFTVDSSFGKPGAITVTNKHQKEFFVESITVQGFACGPVHFACNSWVQSYKDYPRKRIFFSNQPYLPSETPAGLRALREEELEDLRGDGRGVRKLSDRIYDFDVYNDLGNPDKGIDFVRPTLGGDERPYPRRCRTGRLATLTDWEAESRVEKPLPMYVPRDEQFEESKKNAISAGRLKAVLHNLIPSLTANLSAKNQDFNGFSDIDSLYNEGLLLKLGHKADDLLSKVPLPNLLPNIQQSGHVHGNILKYDTPKILSKDRFAWLRDDEFARQVIAGVNPVNIERLRVFPPVSKLDPQVSGPQDSAINEQHILPHLNGMSIQQAMEENKLYILDYHDIYLPFLDRINALDGRKAYATRTIFFLTPLGTLKPVAIELSLPPGGPSSRSKRVVTPPLDATTNWEWQLAKSHVCSNDAGVHQLVNHWLRTHAVMEPFIVAAHRQLSAMHPVFKLLDPHMRYTMEINALARQTLINADGVIESCFTPGRYSMEISATAYKNFWRFDLEGVPADLIRRGMAEPDPTKPHGLKLLIEDYPYAADGLLIWSAINNWVRTYVNHYYSDSTLIHADNELQAWYAESINVGHADLRHETWWPPLATPSDLVSILTTLIWLASAQHAALNFGQYPYGGYVPNRPPLMRRLIPNEGDPEHTNLLLDPQKYFFSALPGLLQATKYMAVVDTLSTHSEDEEYLGERLQPSTWSGDTEMVEAFYEFSAKMGRIEKEIEERNSDRKLRNRHGAGILPYELLAPSSGPGVTCRGVPNSVSI; encoded by the exons ATGGCGCTGGCTAAAGAGCTTTTGGGTTGTTCTGTGATGGAGAGACGATCGGCGTTTCCTTCGCCGACAGTCCGTTTCCAGCGCCATTTTCGTCAGCGGCAGGACTACTCGTTCCGGGTCAACCCGGTTGTGGCCGAGAAAACGCGGCTGGGAGTTAGGAAGGTCGTAGCGAGTCCTCCGGTGCCAGCCGTCAGCGAAGATTTAGTGACAGCGGCACCTGAAAAACCAGCAGCCAAAATCAAGGTCAGGGCCGTGGTGACGGTGAGGAACAAGCGTAAGGAAGACCTCAAGGACAGCCTCGCCAACTACCTCGACGCTCTCGCCGACAACATCGGCCGGAATGTCGTCCTGCAGCTTGTCAGCACCGACATTGACCCAA ACAGCCAAGCTCCGAAGAAGAGCAACGGAGCGGCGTTGAAGGACTGGTCGAAGAAGATGAATCCCAAAGCGGAGCGGGTCAACTACCTGGCGGAATTCACCGTCGATTCAAGCTTCGGGAAGCCCGGGGCGATCACGGTGACGAACAAGCACCAGAAGGAGTTCTTCGTGGAGAGCATCACCGTCCAAGGCTTCGCCTGTGGCCCGGTTCACTTCGCCTGCAACTCGTGGGTCCAATCTTACAAAGATTATCCCCGAAAGAGGATCTTCTTCTCCAATCAG CCATATTTGCCGAGCGAGACGCCGGCGGGGTTGAGAGCACTGAGAGAGGAGGAGCTGGAGGATTTGAGGGGCGATGGCAGAGGCGTCAGGAAACTATCCGACAGGATTTACGATTTCGACGTGTACAATGATTTGGGAAATCCCGACAAAGGGATTGACTTTGTTCGGCCGACGCTAGGGGGCGATGAGCGGCCGTACCCACGGCGGTGCCGCACCGGTCGTCTGGCCACTCTTACTG ATTGGGAAGCGGAGAGCCGCGTGGAGAAGCCATTGCCGATGTACGTGCCGAGGGATGAACAGTTTGAAGAGAGCAAGAAAAACGCCATCTCTGCGGGGCGGCTGAAGGCGGTGCTGCATAACTTGATACCATCACTGACGGCCAACTTATCAGCCAAAAACCAAGATTTCAACGGCTTCTCCGACATCGACAGCCTCTACAACGAAGGTCTTCTCCTGAAACTGGGCCACAAAGCCGATGATCTCCTCAGCAAGGTCCCCCTTCCCAACTTGCTTCCCAACATCCAACAATCTGGCCACGTCCATGGCAACATTCTCAAATACGACACCCCGAAGATCCTATCAA AGGATAGGTTTGCATGGTTGAGAGACGACGAGTTCGCTCGCCAAGTGATTGCAGGGGTGAACCCGGTCAACATAGAGAGGCTTCGAGTGTTCCCTCCGGTCAGCAAGCTTGATCCTCAAGTCTCCGGCCCGCAAGATTCCGCCATTAACGAGCAACATATTCTGCCCCATCTCAATGGCATGTCCATTCAGCAG GCTATGGAGGAAAACAAACTGTATATCCTGGACTACCATGATATTTACCTGCCGTTTCTAGATCGGATCAACGCCCTTGATGGCCGGAAAGCCTACGCCACTCGAACCATCTTTTTCTTGACGCCGTTGGGCACTCTCAAGCCTGTCGCCATTGAGCTCAGCCTCCCGCCGGGCGGGCCCAGTTCTCGTTCAAAGCGGGTGGTGACGCCGCCGCTGGACGCCACCACCAACTGGGAATGGCAGCTCGCCAAAAGCCACGTCTGCTCCAACGACGCCGGCGTCCACCAGCTGGTGAACCACTGGTTGCGAACGCATGCGGTCATGGAGCCGTTCATAGTGGCGGCGCACAGGCAGTTGAGCGCCATGCATCCGGTGTTTAAGCTGCTGGACCCGCATATGAGGTACACGATGGAGATCAATGCCTTGGCCCGCCAGACCCTGATCAACGCCGACGGCGTCATCGAGTCCTGCTTCACTCCCGGTCGCTATTCTATGGAGATCAGTGCTACTGCCTATAAGAATTTCTGGCGCTTCGATCTCGAAGGCGTTCCTGCTGATTTGATACGGAG GGGTATGGCAGAACCGGACCCAACGAAGCCGCACGGGCTGAAGCTCCTGATTGAGGACTACCCTTACGCCGCCGACGGCCTTCTAATCTGGTCGGCCATCAACAACTGGGTTCGAACTTACGTTAACCATTACTACTCGGATTCAACCCTAATCCACGCCGACAATGAGCTCCAAGCTTGGTACGCCGAGTCCATAAACGTCGGCCATGCCGATCTTCGCCACGAGACCTGGTGGCCGCCGCTGGCAACGCCTAGCGACCTTGTCTCCATCCTAACCACCCTAATCTGGCTGGCCTCCGCCCAACATGCCGCCCTCAACTTTGGCCAATACCCTTACGGCGGCTACGTCCCCAATCGCCCACCACTCATGCGCCGCCTCATCCCCAACGAAGGCGACCCGGAGCACACCAACCTCCTTCTTGACCCTCAAAAGTATTTCTTCTCAGCTTTGCCCGGCTTGCTGCAGGCGACCAAGTACATGGCCGTGGTGGACACACTGTCGACTCACTCGGAAGACGAGGAGTACCTTGGCGAGCGTCTCCAGCCGTCGACTTGGTCCGGCGACACAGAGATGGTGGAGGCGTTTTACGAGTTTTCGGCGAAGATGGGGCGGATAGAAAAAGAGATCGAGGAAAGGAACAGTGACCGGAAACTTAGAAACCGACACGGCGCCGGCATTCTGCCTTACGAGCTGCTTGCACCGAGTTCAGGGCCCGGCGTCACTTGTAGGGGGGTTCCCAACAGTGTATCAATTTGA
- the LOC127790584 gene encoding uncharacterized protein LOC127790584, which yields MADPVPDHRTSNPLPIRASTHPAAAFLLRRRKRPYVRLGGRKPRRGIWVARLFRRVRLRWLKQRLRKLKQYYRSLVRDIVEGSASMESVQQRILMETSFAIPVMGISFNSFQGSHPVI from the coding sequence ATGGCGGATCCGGTGCCGGACCACCGCACCTCCAATCCACTCCCGATCCGAGCCAGCACCCATCCCGCCGCCGCCTTCCTCCTGCGGAGGCGGAAGCGGCCGTATGTACGCCTGGGAGGGAGGAAGCCCCGGCGGGGAATTTGGGTGGCGAGGCTGTTCCGGCGAGTGCGGCTGCGGTGGCTGAAGCAGAGGCTGAGGAAGCTGAAGCAGTACTACCGGTCGCTGGTGAGGGACATCGTGGAAGGCAGCGCGAGCATGGAGTCGGTGCAGCAGAGGATTCTGATGGAGACTTCGTTCGCCATTCCGGTCATGGGCATTTCCTTCAATTCCTTTCAAGGTTCACATCCGGTGATATAG